ACACGAATGCGAATGCGGCCCTGCTCACCGCGAATCTGGCAATGGGGACACATCAGATCGTAGCGGTGTATTCCGGAGACAGCACCTTCGCATCCAGCACGTCAGCTCCCGCGAACGACATTGTGGAAGACTTCACAAACACAAATAGTGGTCCCGCTAGCCAGAATGTCTTTCCGGGCGCGGCGACAAGCTATAACTTTAGCCTCGCTCCCATAAGCGCGACAACCTTCCTCAATGATGTGACAGTCACGGTCACAGGCTTGCCACCGGGTTCAACCTATACGTTTACTCCATCTGCCGTTGCGGCTGGTAGTGGCGCCACGGGAGTGGTTCTCAACGTGCAAACCAGCAGTTCTCTCACTGCGCGAAATTCCTCACCCCAGGGACCTATTTCCTCAAAGAACGAACTTTCGGTCGCGCTCGGAATGCTTAGCCTTCTCGGCCTCGGAACAATGCGGACACTTCGAAAGAAGATGCCTCGTACTTTGATGCTGGCCCTCCTGACGCTCGGTTCTCTTCTGCCAATCGCCGCACTTAGTGGCTGCGCAGGCGGGTATTTCACTCTCACCCCCACGACCTACACCGTCACGGTAACCGGTATCGAAGGTACCGTCCAACATGCGGCAACCGCCACTTTGATTGTGCAGTAGGAGAAGGATGATGCATCTTCGAAGCGTCCTGTTAGTGGCACTTCTATCCGTTTTGTCCGGGATTCTGCATGCCCAGGCCATATCCATGGGCGGGATTCACGACGACATACCTCGATTCGAGCTCGGAGCCAACTATAACTATTTCCATGCGAACGCCCCTCCAGGCGAATGCGGCTGCTTCTCGCTGAGCGGAGGCAGCGGAACAATACTCATGAACGTGACCCCGAGGTGGGCCGCTGTAGCGGATATTGCTGTTGCGCATGCTAACCAGGTGGACAACACTTCTCAGAATATCACCATCGTCAACTATCTCTTTGGTGCGCGATACACTCGCCGCAACTCAAGTAGATTTGTTCCTTACGGGGAAGCGCTGTTTGGCGGCGCGAAGGAGGATGTTAACTTTCAGTTCACCATCAATCGCAACTCGTTTGGCCTAGCAGCAGGAGGAGGCGTAAGCGCACAACTTAAGCGACGATTGGGTGTTACCCTGGCTCAATTTGACTATGTCTACACCCAGATCCCGAACGCTAAGAACGATCGCCAAAACAATATCCGAGTAAGTACCGGCGTCACCTATAACTTTGGTTTCAAGTAGCTTGACATCTGTCGATTTTAAGTACTTCTGCTTTACCAATTCAATCATGTAGTCTATCCGTGCACCCCTTACTCACTAATGGGACACAACTAAATTAGTGATCTCGTTGACCTGACTAGCAATGTCGTTCTAGGTAGGATTCGCAAAAAGATCTTACCGAGCAGGTGACCGTACCAAGCGATCCGCCAGATTAAACTACAATTGATACCGAAGGTAGGTCTTTTCGGATCAGCTTCGGATGCCTTTGTAGCGAAATCCATACACAACCGAGCCCGCTGCCAGGATCAGCCCGGCTGTCCGCATCTCTCGCAGGAAGTTCGGTCGTGAAAAGAGGATGAAGACAAATCCACCCAGCGCCAGCAGCACAGGCAGCGGATACGCTGGCATCCGGAACCCTCGCGTCTTGCGCTCGCGGCGATGCTTTGGTAGCAACGCGGCTGTTCCCTGTAGTAGGAATTGAAACAAAATGCGAATCACTACAAGAGTCGTGATGACTTCCTGCAACCTGAAGATGCAGCACGTCAGTGTTATGCCACCGAGGGTCAAAAGGGAATGCATTGGGACTCGATGTTTCGGGTGTACCGCGCCAAACCATGAAGGGAAGTTACCATCTCGTGCAGCAGCGAAAGGGATACGCGAGTATCCGAGCAATAACGCAAACACAGATGCAAGTGCTGCCAGAGCGATTAGCAGAACGATCACTCCGGCGGCAGTATGCCCATACAGCTTCTCCATGAAGACGGCCATAGTAAACGTACGGGCGTGGCTGTCGCTGTACTGTGCCATCTCTCGCCATGGGAGCACGCCGAGAACGCTAATGTTCATCAGCACGTACAGAGTTGCGACAAGACCGATTGAGCCGAGCACTGCGCGGGGGATGGTTTTTGCGGGGTCGCGGACCTCGGCGCCTAGGAAGCAGACCCCGTAATAACCCCAATAATCGTAGGCTGAGATCAGCATTCCAGCGCCGAGGCCCGCGAAGAATGCATGGTTGATGTGAAAGGCGCCGGGCGGAAAGTCGAAGGCTAGACGAGGGCTGAAGTGCATAAATCCAACCACGATCAGTAACACCAACGTGAGACCTACAACGACTCCAAGCCAGCGTGCGATTCGACCGATGGCGAAGATGCTCCGGTGCAGAATGATCAGAGCAGCAACGCATGCACTCATCGCAATCAGCGTCTGTCCGCTTAGTACTACTGGAACCCCAAAAAGCGATGCGGATGCAAAAGGGTGGCCCGCGTTTGGAAGAAAGAAGGAGACGTATTGTGCGAATCCGATGCATCCTGAGGCGATCGAGAGTGGCGCGCTGATCAGGACCTGCCACGCGTAGAGAAAAGAAAACGCCCGGCCCCAGGTCTTCTCTCCATAGAGGTGCTTTAGGTAGGCGTAGGAGCCGCCGGCCTCAGGGTAGGCGGTGCCGAGTTCGCTCCAGATCAAGCCGTCGCAGAGAGACAGGAGGGCACCCATCATCCAGCCGAGCATCGCCTGCGGTCCGCCCATGACTCCGACGATCAGAGGGAGCGTGACGAACGGGCCGACTCCGACCATGTCGATGACGTTGAGGCCGAGCGCAGCGCCGGTTGAGAGGCCGCGATGGAGCTCATTTGCTCTGGGCTCGGAGTTCATCCGGCGCTGGCCACGATCCGTTTGCCGAAGAGTGCGGTCCCGACTCGGACGCAGGTGCTGCCTTCTTCGATGGCTACCTGGAAGTCGTTCGACATTCCCATCGAAAGCTGCGTCAGCTTCGGGAAGCGAGCGAGCGACTGGTCTCTCAGGCCGCGAAGGTCGCGGAAGTAGGGCCTCGCCAGCTCTGCGTCCTCGGACCATGGTGGAACCGTCATCAGGCCTACGGCTTTGATCGACTCGAGCGGCTCCATCGCATCCAGGAGAGCGGGTAATTCTGCCGGAGCGAATCCATGTTTTGACTCCTCGTGGCTCAGCTTAACCTCTACCAGGATTGGCAGCTTCTTTCCTAGTGCTTTAGCGGCTGCGTTCAGCCGTTGTGCGATCTTCAGCGAGTCGACTGCATCGATCGCGTGGAATAACTCGGCTGCGCGGGCTGTTTTGTTGGATTGAAGCGGGCCGATGAGATGGAATTCAGCGTCAGTCAGTGCGGCGAGATGGAGAGATTTTTCTTGAAACTCCTGTACCCGGTTCTCACCGAAGAGGCGCTGTCCGGCGGCGTAGGCCTCCAGGATGACCTCGACCGGATGGACCTTGCTGACTGCCATCAGGGCTACTTCGCTGTAGGAGCGATTGGCTCGGCGGCAGGCTTCGTGAATCTGTTGATGGAGGTGCTCGAGGTTTCCGGCGATGGACATGCTCTTTGCATCTTATCGTTAGCTTCCAATTAGATTGACTGGAGACAGAAACGAACTATGTGGACCATCTTTTTGCTGATTGGGTCGAATATTTTTGTGACCTTCGCCTGGTATGGTCACCTCAAGTTCAAGGAGGTGCCGCTGTGGAAGGTGATCCTGGTCAGCTGGGGCATCGCCTCTTTGAGTACTGCCTGCAGGTACCAGCCAATCGGATCGGGTCGAAGACCTTCAGTCCGGATCAGCTCAAGGTGATTCAGGAGGTGATTACGCTGACGGTGTTTGACGTCTTTTCGACCTTTTACTTTGGCGACAAGTTGCACTGGAACCACTTTGCTGCCTTTGGGTGCCTCGGCCGGCGCGTTTTTTATGTTTCACAAGTTCTAGACCTCGGCTGACCCTCACCCCCCTCCCCCTGGGAGTATTTTTGGCGTAAAGTATTTGGATGGAGTGGTTTACAGAAGTAATAATATACTTGACTGAATAAGTCTGCTATGATTCTGCATGCCTTACTGCCGAGGTGCGCATCTCAAGATCAAACGGGCCGACAAACACATTGCGGATCTTGAATCTTGCATTCACCGCCTGAAAAAAGGACTGATCGTTGCGGCTCATGTAGACGCGAGTAGTGGATGTGAATACATCGAGTGCGACTTTGCAGGTATCGAGGAAAGAGATATTCGAGATGATCTCGCCACAATCATCGGTGACGCCGTCCACAATCATCGGTGACGCCGTCCACAATCTTAAGTGCGCTCTCGACCATGTTTGGCTTGAGACGATTACCCGCCTGATCCGGTCCTACGATTGGGAAAAGACTAAGTTCCCCGCCTATCCCACCTCTGATTTGCTTGAACTTAAGCTCAGGGAAGTGACCGCCCTCCGCGTAGGAGGTCCGTCCGGCAGGACATCAGCAGGGCAGCCGAACCGGAACCCCAGCACGCTGCAACTCCGCCTTCAACTCCCGTGAGTCCGTCACGCCGAAGTGAAAGATACTAGCCGCCAGCGCCGCATCCGCTCTCCCCCTTCCAAACACCTCAACAAAGTGCCCTGCAGTCCCCGCACCACCCGAAGCAATCACCGGAATCTGCAACGCCCCGCTCACCATCGCGGTCAACTCACAATCGAAGCCACCCCGCATCCCATCGGTATCCATCGAAGTCAACAGAATCTCCCCCGCCCCTCGCTCCTCCGCCTCGTGAACCCAATCCAACACCCGTCGCCCGGCAGCCTTCCGACCACCACTCACAAAAACTTCAGCCTCTTCCACCCCGCGTCCTTCAATTCGCCGAGCATCGACCGCCACAATCACCGCCTGCGCTCCAAAGCTTCCACCGATCTCTCCAATCAACTCCGGCCTCGCAATCGCCGACGAGTTAATGCTCACCTTATCTGCGCCCGCATCGAACACAGCCGCAGCATCCTCCGCACTTCGAATCCCTCCACCAACCGTGAAAGGCACAAACAGCGCCGCAGCCGTCCGTTTAACCGTCTCGAGCAGTGTTCCGCGCCCCTCATGTGTAGCCGTAATATCCAGCAGCACAATCTCATCCGCCCCAGCCGCTGCATGACGATGCGCCAGTTCCGCAGGATCCCCCGCATCCACGATGTCCACGAACTGCACGCCCTTTACCACGCGTCCGCCGCGCACATCGAGACAAGCAATAATCCGCTTCGTCAGCATCGGCTATCCCAACCTCATCGGCACCGCCGCAGGTACCGCAACCAACTCGCCTTCACATACAATCCGAGCCAGCGAGTCCCCATTCTCGATCACCGCACCATGCTCCACAAACCACTCCACCAGAAGACCCTGCCGCGGCGCTGGCACATGAAACTCCATAGCCCCATCGGTCAGCGTACAAACCGCCTGCCCGGTTCCCACAAGCGACCCGGCCGGCACCAGCTGCTGCACAAACGTATAAGAAGGTTCTTCCGCCGCAATCTTCAACTCATACAAAAAAGGCATATTCTACAGCTCCACAAAGTTCTTCAAAACCTGTAATCCCACCGCGCTCGACTTCTCAGGATGAAACTGCACTCCCATCACATTGTGCTTCTCGACCACTCCCGTAAACGCCCCGCCATATTCTGTAACCGCTGCAGTTGCATGAATCACCGGGGCGCGCCACGAATGAGTGTAGTAAACAAATCCACCATTTTCGATCCCACGCATCAACCTGGAATCAGCACTCACCCTCTCAAGCGAGTTCCATCCCACATGTGGCGACTTCAACTCCGCGCCCTCGAACAGAGCAGGGAACCGCTCGCACATTCCCTCAAAGTGTCCCAACCCCTGCACACCCGGAGCTTCGGTCGAACCCTCAAACAACCACTGCAACCCAACGCAGATCCCCAGGAACCATGAGCCCTTAGCAACACTCTCCCGCACCGCATCCGCCAACCCAAGCTCGCACAACAGGGAAGTAGCCCGAAAGTGTCCTACCCCTGGCAGCACCACCTTCGCCGCTCCAGCCACCACCGCAGGATCCTGAGTCACCACCATCTCGCGCGCACCAAGATAGTGCAGCGTCTTTACAACACTGGCCAGGTTTCCCGCTTTGTAATCGATAATCGCGATCATACAATCAGCCTTATTCGTACATGTGACGAAGAAGAAAATTAAGTCCGCTAAAGTAGTCCCTTCGTACTCGGCAACATCTCCCTCATCCGCTCATCCCGAGAACAGGCCCCACGCAGCGCCCTGGCAAACGCCTTGAAGATCGCCTCGATCTTGTGATGATTGCTGCGCCCATACATCGTTTTCACGTGGACATTTGCTTTGGCGCCGCGCGCGAAGCCGTCGAAGAAGTCGGCCAGCAATTCGCTCTGAAAATCTCCCACCAGCCGCACCTTCACTTTATCGTCGACAACATAAGCAACTCGTCCACTAAGATCTACCGCTGCGACAGCAAGAGTCTCGTCCATTGCCATCACAAAGTACCCCGCGCGCATGATGCCCTTCTTGTCACCCAGCGCTTTCCCAAATGCCTCGCCAAGAGCAATCCCCACGTCTTCCACGGTATGGTGCTGATCGACATCAAGATCACCCGAACACTTCAACGTGAGATCAAACCCTCCATGGCGCGTAAACAGCTCCAGCATGTGGTCAAAAAAACGAATGCCGGTCGACACTTTGTACGCACCTTGCCCGTCAATAACGAGGCTCAACGAGATCTGCGTCTCTGTAGTATCGCGCTTGATTATTCCAGAGCGCACCTTCAAAGTCTTCGCCGCCGTCATACCGCAGCGCTCCATTCAATCTCCTGGAGGGAAGTCTTCAACGCATCCAGTCCACGCGTCACGTGTTCTTCAATTCCAATGGTGATGCGCACAAAACCATCACATCCAGGATCGGTCGATCGATCTCGCAGCAGTACCCCTTGCCTTCTCATCGCGCCTACCAGCGCCGCATGCTTTGGCCCAATATTCATAAGAACAAAGTTTGCATGACTAGGAAAGAAGGGAACCCCCAGCTCTCGCAGCCCATCCATCATTCTCTGCCGTCCAATACGAACCTGCTCTGTGTACCAGGAAAGATATTCCTCATCGGCAACAGCAACTGGCAGACAAGCCAACGCTACTCCATTCACGTTATACGGCGACGACACCTTGCGCAGACTCTTCAAAAGCGCTGCATTCCCGGCCAACAAGCCGACTCGCAAACTAGCCAATCCATAGGCCTTTGAAAACGTCCTGGCTACGATCACGTTCGGCACCGTCGACAGATCTTCAAGTATCGACTCGCCGTGGAAATGGTAGTAAGCTTCATCAACCATCAACACCGCGTGAGGAGCCGCAGCGGCGATCGCCAGCAGATGCTCTTTGCTCACCGTTGCTCCGGTCGGATTATTTGGCGAAGCAACGATAATCAGCTTCGTCTTATCCGTGATAGCAGACATAAAGCGTTCGAACGGAAACTCCATCGTCGCATCTGCCTGTACCTTTCGCAGGTGAGGCGTCATCATCTTGATACTCACGTCGTACATGAAAAATGTCGGGGTCGCAATCAGCGCTTCGTCATCCGCCTCGAGAAACGCCACACACATAAGGTGAATCGCTTCATCGACGCCGTTTGTCAGCAGTACCTCCTCTGTCTTTAATCCGAAATGCGTTGCAACGACCCTCTCCACCGGTTCCCTCTCGGGATACTTCGTTAGCCCCTCGGCTGTAAGCGCCAGTAACTTCTCTACGACCCGTGGCGAAGGCGCAAACGTGTTTTCGTTGAAGTCCAGACGCAACGCGTCACGTCCAGCCAACGGGGGATGGTACTCCGGCATCTCTAGTACAGCCTTGCGCGGCTGCACGATTTTTCTATCTGTAACCAAGTCAGTAGCAAGACTCATTTCATCCTCACCCGCACGCTCTCTGCATGTCCCTTCAGTCCCTCAGCTTCCGCCAGTGCGATCGCATGGGGACCCAACTTCTTCAATCCTGTCTTCGTGTACTGCTGCATTGTAATGACC
This Tunturibacter gelidoferens DNA region includes the following protein-coding sequences:
- a CDS encoding biotin/lipoyl-containing protein gives rise to the protein MPFLYELKIAAEEPSYTFVQQLVPAGSLVGTGQAVCTLTDGAMEFHVPAPRQGLLVEWFVEHGAVIENGDSLARIVCEGELVAVPAAVPMRLG
- the hisC gene encoding histidinol-phosphate transaminase → MSLATDLVTDRKIVQPRKAVLEMPEYHPPLAGRDALRLDFNENTFAPSPRVVEKLLALTAEGLTKYPEREPVERVVATHFGLKTEEVLLTNGVDEAIHLMCVAFLEADDEALIATPTFFMYDVSIKMMTPHLRKVQADATMEFPFERFMSAITDKTKLIIVASPNNPTGATVSKEHLLAIAAAAPHAVLMVDEAYYHFHGESILEDLSTVPNVIVARTFSKAYGLASLRVGLLAGNAALLKSLRKVSSPYNVNGVALACLPVAVADEEYLSWYTEQVRIGRQRMMDGLRELGVPFFPSHANFVLMNIGPKHAALVGAMRRQGVLLRDRSTDPGCDGFVRITIGIEEHVTRGLDALKTSLQEIEWSAAV
- the hisB gene encoding imidazoleglycerol-phosphate dehydratase HisB yields the protein MTAAKTLKVRSGIIKRDTTETQISLSLVIDGQGAYKVSTGIRFFDHMLELFTRHGGFDLTLKCSGDLDVDQHHTVEDVGIALGEAFGKALGDKKGIMRAGYFVMAMDETLAVAAVDLSGRVAYVVDDKVKVRLVGDFQSELLADFFDGFARGAKANVHVKTMYGRSNHHKIEAIFKAFARALRGACSRDERMREMLPSTKGLL
- a CDS encoding outer membrane beta-barrel protein, which encodes MMHLRSVLLVALLSVLSGILHAQAISMGGIHDDIPRFELGANYNYFHANAPPGECGCFSLSGGSGTILMNVTPRWAAVADIAVAHANQVDNTSQNITIVNYLFGARYTRRNSSRFVPYGEALFGGAKEDVNFQFTINRNSFGLAAGGGVSAQLKRRLGVTLAQFDYVYTQIPNAKNDRQNNIRVSTGVTYNFGFK
- the hisH gene encoding imidazole glycerol phosphate synthase subunit HisH encodes the protein MIAIIDYKAGNLASVVKTLHYLGAREMVVTQDPAVVAGAAKVVLPGVGHFRATSLLCELGLADAVRESVAKGSWFLGICVGLQWLFEGSTEAPGVQGLGHFEGMCERFPALFEGAELKSPHVGWNSLERVSADSRLMRGIENGGFVYYTHSWRAPVIHATAAVTEYGGAFTGVVEKHNVMGVQFHPEKSSAVGLQVLKNFVEL
- the hisF gene encoding imidazole glycerol phosphate synthase subunit HisF produces the protein MLTKRIIACLDVRGGRVVKGVQFVDIVDAGDPAELAHRHAAAGADEIVLLDITATHEGRGTLLETVKRTAAALFVPFTVGGGIRSAEDAAAVFDAGADKVSINSSAIARPELIGEIGGSFGAQAVIVAVDARRIEGRGVEEAEVFVSGGRKAAGRRVLDWVHEAEERGAGEILLTSMDTDGMRGGFDCELTAMVSGALQIPVIASGGAGTAGHFVEVFGRGRADAALAASIFHFGVTDSRELKAELQRAGVPVRLPC
- a CDS encoding APC family permease; its protein translation is MNSEPRANELHRGLSTGAALGLNVIDMVGVGPFVTLPLIVGVMGGPQAMLGWMMGALLSLCDGLIWSELGTAYPEAGGSYAYLKHLYGEKTWGRAFSFLYAWQVLISAPLSIASGCIGFAQYVSFFLPNAGHPFASASLFGVPVVLSGQTLIAMSACVAALIILHRSIFAIGRIARWLGVVVGLTLVLLIVVGFMHFSPRLAFDFPPGAFHINHAFFAGLGAGMLISAYDYWGYYGVCFLGAEVRDPAKTIPRAVLGSIGLVATLYVLMNISVLGVLPWREMAQYSDSHARTFTMAVFMEKLYGHTAAGVIVLLIALAALASVFALLLGYSRIPFAAARDGNFPSWFGAVHPKHRVPMHSLLTLGGITLTCCIFRLQEVITTLVVIRILFQFLLQGTAALLPKHRRERKTRGFRMPAYPLPVLLALGGFVFILFSRPNFLREMRTAGLILAAGSVVYGFRYKGIRS
- a CDS encoding YggS family pyridoxal phosphate-dependent enzyme, with the translated sequence MSIAGNLEHLHQQIHEACRRANRSYSEVALMAVSKVHPVEVILEAYAAGQRLFGENRVQEFQEKSLHLAALTDAEFHLIGPLQSNKTARAAELFHAIDAVDSLKIAQRLNAAAKALGKKLPILVEVKLSHEESKHGFAPAELPALLDAMEPLESIKAVGLMTVPPWSEDAELARPYFRDLRGLRDQSLARFPKLTQLSMGMSNDFQVAIEEGSTCVRVGTALFGKRIVASAG